A region from the Vibrio rumoiensis genome encodes:
- a CDS encoding EAL domain-containing protein — MKKHMKTNLAYNPWFYSISSTLLILVLGVLIITAQSIHSYDENLIQRLNLAVNVIDRKLNDKKVVFSDIHELLDQPCERQNLVDIKMLYNQFQTINIVKDNNVTCSNNPRMVNHSPVYDVSNGILHITISKVIHPGDIVFYINDLYKGSGVLATFSAQDIYSSLEYISDKHQHFRIKADNIEIDKNGQVYDKKDTKNTHEIRSKEYGYTIKETTKYNYYLNNLLEHYLGIIIFFALISVAIGKYIHSSAVKNSSLSFMKNAIKKNEFVPFAQPIMDTSGNLTGCEILMRWKNKHIGFIYPDQFIPLAEESGLIIPMTKQLLSSSYDVFKSCEETIPNGFHIGFNISAQHFDPKNQNDLIESCKLFSEDSLAGKVHLTLELTERNSIENYDDTQLVFDALHKMNVKMAVDDFGTGHSTLTYIQKLSFDFIKIDKSFIDFIGTDAISAPLVDNIIDLSQRLNLSIVAEGVETQEQLDYLKSKNVDLIQGYYYSRPIPLEEFIEKYFS; from the coding sequence ATGAAAAAACACATGAAAACCAATCTGGCCTATAACCCATGGTTTTATTCTATTTCTAGTACTTTATTAATATTGGTATTAGGGGTATTAATCATTACAGCGCAATCAATCCATTCTTATGATGAAAACCTTATTCAACGGTTAAACTTAGCCGTTAACGTGATTGACCGTAAGCTGAATGATAAAAAAGTGGTTTTTTCAGATATTCACGAACTGCTTGATCAGCCTTGTGAGAGGCAAAATCTGGTTGATATCAAAATGTTATACAACCAATTTCAAACCATTAATATCGTTAAAGATAATAATGTCACCTGCTCTAACAACCCGCGCATGGTCAACCACTCACCAGTGTATGATGTGTCTAATGGTATTCTGCATATTACTATCTCAAAAGTGATTCACCCTGGCGACATTGTATTTTATATCAATGACCTATATAAAGGGTCTGGAGTATTAGCAACCTTTAGCGCCCAAGATATATACTCTTCTCTCGAATATATTTCTGACAAACACCAACATTTCAGAATTAAAGCAGATAACATCGAAATTGATAAAAATGGTCAGGTGTACGATAAAAAAGATACCAAGAACACACATGAGATCCGATCTAAAGAGTATGGTTACACAATAAAAGAAACCACAAAATATAACTACTATCTAAATAACCTCTTAGAGCATTATTTGGGCATTATTATCTTTTTTGCTCTTATCTCAGTTGCGATAGGAAAATATATTCACTCAAGTGCCGTAAAGAACTCCTCTCTTTCTTTTATGAAGAATGCTATTAAGAAAAATGAATTCGTTCCTTTCGCTCAGCCCATTATGGATACTTCTGGTAATTTGACTGGTTGTGAAATATTGATGCGCTGGAAAAACAAACACATTGGCTTTATTTATCCAGATCAATTTATTCCTCTTGCAGAAGAATCAGGCCTAATTATTCCAATGACTAAGCAGCTCCTTTCTAGCTCTTATGATGTGTTTAAATCCTGCGAAGAGACAATCCCTAATGGATTCCACATCGGATTCAATATCAGCGCACAACACTTTGATCCTAAAAATCAAAACGATCTTATCGAGTCTTGCAAACTGTTCTCAGAAGATTCTCTCGCAGGAAAAGTGCATTTAACATTAGAGCTGACGGAAAGAAATTCGATCGAAAACTATGATGACACCCAACTAGTCTTTGACGCGCTGCATAAGATGAATGTTAAAATGGCCGTTGATGACTTTGGTACAGGCCACTCTACTCTGACTTATATACAAAAACTGAGCTTTGACTTTATCAAAATCGATAAAAGCTTTATTGATTTTATCGGAACTGATGCGATATCCGCTCCTCTAGTAGATAACATTATCGACTTATCACAAAGGTTAAACTTAAGCATCGTAGCGGAAGGTGTTGAAACACAAGAACAGTTGGATTATTTAAAAAGCAAGAATGTCGATTTAATTCAAGGCTACTACTACAGTAGACCAATTCCATTGGAAGAGTTTATTGAAAAATATTTTAGTTAA
- a CDS encoding LacI family DNA-binding transcriptional regulator has translation MPTIKDIAKKTGTSSSTVSRVLNNDPSLPSQTASR, from the coding sequence GTGCCTACCATAAAAGACATTGCAAAAAAGACAGGGACATCCTCTTCAACCGTTTCAAGGGTATTAAATAATGACCCTAGTTTGCCCTCACAAACAGCCAGCCGTTAA
- a CDS encoding EAL domain-containing protein — MLIIEGKLHDTDEIIQRAKPFIDSACATTQQKLVDIIIEYAEFQTLNIVKNNVVTCSTNPRIEQVAYVPLGKPNNKLSIVESSILTPGEVIGAIKEVNNGNGVLITINGKVFYSILKNLGDSDDYQIQSSTILFDKNGVIHNNPPKSNLIVTSEKYHFSVTSNASPSDYINNIITNYTIIILFIAVISLIIGRYVLLNAQKNSSLLIMKESLADNEFTPYAQPVIDSNGELSGLEILIRWNNKHLGLVYPDVFIPLAEASGLIIPMTTQLMENTFHQLASVEDKIPSGFHIGFNISAQHFAQVNQSSLITSCEKYINSSLNAKAHVVLELTERQPIDNYGEVRSVFDTLHKMGIKMAIDDFGTGHSTLSYIKNLNFDFIKIDKSFIDLIGSDAIAAPLVDNIIDLAKRLNLAIVAEGVETQEQLDYLKTHDVDYIQGYFYGRPIPLQEFIEHYLNKNT, encoded by the coding sequence ATGTTAATAATTGAAGGTAAATTACACGACACCGATGAAATTATTCAACGTGCCAAACCTTTTATTGATAGCGCTTGTGCAACCACTCAACAAAAGCTTGTCGATATCATCATCGAATATGCTGAATTTCAAACGCTTAATATCGTAAAGAACAATGTTGTCACCTGCTCTACCAATCCTCGTATAGAACAAGTTGCCTACGTGCCTCTAGGCAAACCCAATAATAAGTTGTCTATTGTAGAGTCCTCAATTCTAACTCCGGGGGAAGTTATTGGTGCCATTAAAGAAGTTAATAATGGCAATGGCGTGTTAATCACCATTAATGGAAAAGTATTCTACTCTATTCTCAAAAACCTTGGTGATAGTGATGATTATCAAATTCAATCCTCAACAATATTGTTTGATAAAAATGGGGTCATCCATAATAATCCACCAAAAAGTAATCTCATTGTTACCTCTGAAAAATATCACTTTAGTGTCACATCAAATGCATCACCTAGTGATTATATTAATAACATTATTACCAATTACACCATTATCATTTTATTTATTGCCGTCATTTCTTTAATCATCGGTCGCTATGTTTTATTGAATGCTCAAAAAAACTCTAGCTTGCTTATTATGAAAGAAAGCCTTGCTGATAATGAATTTACCCCTTACGCACAACCAGTGATTGACTCAAATGGTGAATTATCGGGACTTGAAATACTCATTCGTTGGAATAATAAACACCTAGGCCTTGTTTACCCGGATGTATTCATACCGTTAGCCGAAGCTTCTGGTCTCATTATTCCAATGACAACTCAATTGATGGAAAACACCTTCCATCAACTCGCATCAGTAGAAGACAAAATACCTAGCGGCTTTCATATCGGTTTCAATATTAGTGCTCAACATTTTGCTCAAGTAAACCAATCATCTCTCATTACCAGTTGTGAAAAATATATAAATAGCTCGCTCAATGCCAAAGCTCATGTTGTTTTAGAGCTAACAGAAAGACAACCTATCGACAATTACGGTGAAGTTCGATCGGTATTTGATACGTTACATAAGATGGGCATCAAAATGGCGATTGATGATTTTGGTACTGGCCACTCAACGCTGTCATACATCAAAAATTTAAACTTTGATTTTATAAAAATAGATAAGAGTTTTATCGATTTAATTGGTTCTGATGCCATCGCGGCCCCATTAGTGGACAACATCATCGATTTAGCCAAAAGGTTAAACTTGGCTATCGTCGCGGAAGGTGTCGAAACACAAGAACAATTAGACTACTTAAAAACCCATGATGTTGACTACATCCAAGGTTATTTTTATGGCAGACCGATACCACTTCAAGAATTTATTGAACATTACTTAAACAAGAATACTTAA
- a CDS encoding LysR family transcriptional regulator — translation MNTTLDPVLLRSLIAVVDTGSFTRAADSTHLTQSTISQQIRKLEAQLDCELLVRKKRYATPTMEGERIVSHARRILAMMEEAIAETVSTAEQRPIKLGVPEDFATHELVPTLSLFAKAFPETRLEVKSGMCSDIWTQFQNNELDIALVKHRPDSAHGIAKWAEPLCWIDGYSLHSLDKEIVPLVGLPSTGLYRSEMSHTLDSLGRRWRMAYITTSLSGVGCAVEAGLGLSLLPKRLVTPLHRVLTQDDGLPNIAPLDLILHVQPQLTNQSKLLAEHLIEACNKIYQLV, via the coding sequence ATGAATACAACATTAGATCCTGTGTTATTGCGCAGCTTAATCGCGGTTGTGGATACGGGGAGTTTTACTCGTGCTGCCGATAGTACCCACTTAACTCAATCGACGATTAGCCAGCAGATCCGCAAGCTTGAAGCACAATTAGACTGCGAGTTATTGGTGCGTAAAAAGCGCTACGCGACTCCTACAATGGAAGGTGAACGCATTGTTAGCCATGCTCGCCGAATTCTTGCCATGATGGAAGAAGCAATCGCCGAAACTGTGAGTACTGCAGAGCAAAGACCAATTAAACTCGGAGTCCCTGAAGATTTCGCCACGCATGAGTTAGTTCCGACGTTATCTTTGTTTGCCAAAGCTTTTCCTGAAACGCGTTTAGAAGTAAAAAGTGGCATGTGCAGCGATATATGGACTCAGTTTCAAAATAACGAGTTAGATATAGCACTGGTTAAACACCGCCCAGACAGCGCGCATGGTATCGCTAAATGGGCGGAACCTTTGTGCTGGATTGATGGCTATTCATTACATAGTTTAGACAAGGAGATCGTTCCTTTGGTTGGTCTGCCCAGCACAGGATTGTATCGAAGTGAAATGTCACACACGTTAGATTCCCTAGGACGACGTTGGCGCATGGCCTATATTACAACCAGTTTATCAGGCGTTGGTTGCGCTGTAGAGGCGGGACTAGGACTTTCTTTATTGCCAAAACGTTTAGTTACCCCTTTGCATCGAGTGCTTACCCAAGATGATGGTTTACCGAATATTGCACCACTTGATTTGATTTTGCATGTTCAACCTCAATTAACGAATCAAAGTAAGTTATTGGCTGAACACTTAATAGAAGCCTGCAACAAAATATATCAATTGGTTTAG
- a CDS encoding bifunctional allantoicase/(S)-ureidoglycine aminohydrolase, whose amino-acid sequence MTNKHSYYSPQGGLPPQTQLLSDRAVLTEAYAIIPKGVYSDIVTSFLPFWEGMRMWVIARPLSGFSETFSQYIVEIEAGGGSNKPELDPAAQGVLFVVAGEMDITIEGEKHHMTEGGYAYLPPKCNWTVHNNSNQPVKFHWVRKAYQYVEGLEVPEAFVTNENDIEPIPMPETDDAWATTRFVDSTDMRHDMHVNIVTFQPGGVIPFDETHVMEHGLYVLEGKAVYHLNQQWVEVEAGDFMWLRAFCPQSCYAGGPGPFRYLLYKDVNRHMPFIRPTN is encoded by the coding sequence ATGACCAATAAACACAGCTATTATTCTCCGCAGGGAGGCTTACCTCCGCAAACTCAACTGTTATCGGATCGCGCAGTATTAACCGAAGCTTACGCAATTATCCCTAAAGGCGTTTATAGCGATATCGTGACCAGCTTTTTACCTTTCTGGGAAGGGATGCGCATGTGGGTGATCGCTCGCCCTTTGAGTGGTTTTTCCGAAACGTTTTCTCAGTATATTGTCGAAATTGAAGCCGGTGGTGGTTCCAATAAACCTGAACTCGATCCAGCGGCTCAAGGCGTATTGTTCGTGGTCGCAGGTGAAATGGACATTACTATTGAAGGCGAAAAACATCACATGACCGAAGGTGGTTATGCTTACCTGCCACCAAAATGCAATTGGACGGTACATAATAACAGCAATCAACCGGTTAAATTTCACTGGGTGCGTAAGGCGTATCAATATGTGGAAGGTTTAGAAGTACCCGAAGCTTTCGTGACCAATGAAAATGACATTGAGCCGATTCCAATGCCAGAAACCGATGATGCTTGGGCGACAACTCGCTTTGTTGATTCAACCGATATGCGCCACGATATGCACGTTAACATCGTGACTTTCCAACCAGGTGGTGTCATTCCATTTGATGAAACACACGTAATGGAACATGGGCTTTATGTCCTAGAAGGCAAAGCGGTCTATCACTTAAATCAACAATGGGTTGAAGTGGAAGCGGGTGATTTTATGTGGCTTCGTGCTTTCTGTCCACAATCTTGCTATGCCGGTGGTCCTGGCCCGTTCCGCTACTTATTGTATAAAGACGTAAACCGCCATATGCCGTTTATCCGTCCGACAAACTAA
- a CDS encoding sensor histidine kinase: MIIPVRASSIKRNLVNSISVVFGIIIFAVYLSIDLSLDSWVDNQFDKSLINKANYMKSLVKVSNGHLDFDDKVISDYEDEDIYYYQLWTQNQSLKRSQSLTEYPDIELLKLSLPLNTNQLLDVTLPNGEEGRAFLSHFLPESEQLSVTHEHPVYLTIYQSTNSLEHMLMLVDTLLIVTFFISIVVMRYISVRIVDKGLKPLQTINAEIKKIKIDDQNSVTEIPTPYLQVEEIEPIRKELNTFIKANQAFLQNEKRLTGDIAHELKTPIAEIMSLSEVYIHYPDDERIGATYKQDMLKIAQRMKKIVDNLLLLQRTTSATIQIEHEVIDLYQLTTEVIEELAFKFESVSERVHIDIEQSLVVGDSFSLHTILVNLIDNALFYSPDNSVVTVVLTEHQGSLVLEVRNQVRNELTAQDISQLLEPMYQVDQSRTSNDRYGLGLSIVNNLCGLNGYKIEVSYQAPEICFRIHSLDKGDDEMRKES, encoded by the coding sequence ATGATTATTCCTGTGCGAGCGTCATCGATTAAGCGCAACTTAGTGAATTCTATTTCGGTGGTGTTTGGGATTATTATTTTTGCCGTTTACCTTTCAATAGATTTAAGCCTAGATAGCTGGGTTGATAATCAATTCGATAAGTCGCTGATCAATAAAGCGAACTATATGAAATCGTTAGTTAAGGTTTCAAATGGACATTTAGATTTCGATGATAAGGTGATTTCGGACTATGAAGATGAAGACATCTACTATTATCAACTCTGGACTCAAAATCAAAGTTTAAAGCGGTCTCAATCGTTAACTGAATACCCTGATATTGAGCTGTTAAAACTTTCACTGCCATTAAATACCAATCAATTACTGGATGTCACCTTGCCAAATGGGGAAGAGGGAAGAGCGTTTCTTTCCCATTTTTTACCAGAATCCGAACAGCTTTCGGTGACACATGAACACCCGGTTTATTTAACAATCTATCAATCAACTAATTCGCTAGAGCATATGTTAATGTTGGTCGATACCTTATTGATTGTGACGTTTTTTATCTCCATCGTTGTGATGCGTTACATATCAGTGCGTATTGTAGATAAAGGATTAAAACCATTACAAACGATCAATGCTGAAATTAAGAAAATTAAAATTGATGATCAAAATTCAGTGACAGAGATTCCGACACCTTACTTGCAAGTAGAAGAAATCGAGCCGATCCGCAAAGAGTTAAATACCTTTATTAAAGCCAATCAGGCGTTTTTACAAAATGAAAAGCGCTTAACAGGCGATATTGCTCATGAGTTAAAAACCCCAATTGCAGAAATAATGAGTTTGAGTGAAGTCTATATTCATTATCCTGATGATGAACGTATCGGAGCAACCTATAAACAAGATATGCTTAAAATTGCTCAGCGAATGAAAAAAATTGTCGATAATTTATTGCTATTACAGCGAACGACATCAGCGACGATTCAAATTGAGCACGAGGTGATAGATCTATACCAACTCACCACCGAGGTGATAGAAGAGCTGGCTTTTAAGTTTGAGAGCGTCAGTGAGCGCGTGCATATCGATATTGAGCAGTCATTGGTCGTTGGTGATTCATTTTCACTCCACACGATTTTGGTGAATTTGATTGATAATGCTTTATTTTATAGCCCAGATAACTCAGTCGTTACGGTAGTATTAACAGAACATCAAGGCTCACTTGTATTAGAAGTAAGAAACCAAGTACGTAATGAATTAACGGCTCAAGATATATCACAGTTATTAGAGCCTATGTATCAGGTCGATCAATCGAGAACCTCAAATGACCGCTACGGTTTAGGATTATCGATTGTTAATAATCTTTGTGGGCTAAATGGCTACAAGATTGAGGTGAGTTATCAAGCGCCTGAAATTTGCTTTCGTATTCATTCGTTAGATAAAGGGGATGATGAAATGAGGAAAGAAAGTTAA
- a CDS encoding response regulator transcription factor, whose product MKLLVIEDSEALRRGLIVGLNNLGFTVDETGDGSVGLTMALNHQYDLIILDLMLPNVDGMSILRTMRQQGIQTKVLILSAKTLPQDKIDGLMQGADDYLTKPFSFEELHARILAILRRGQLLQQGNSHQVGGFCLDLETKSFSYQNQELELTRNEFKIIECLFSAKGRVVNVEMISEAVVGTFDYLSKNTIESHLSSVRKKARALGGVLPVKNKRGFGYFVEETK is encoded by the coding sequence ATGAAATTATTGGTGATTGAAGATTCAGAAGCATTGCGACGAGGTCTTATTGTTGGTTTGAATAACCTCGGCTTCACTGTTGATGAAACGGGTGATGGTTCTGTCGGTTTAACGATGGCACTGAATCATCAATATGATTTAATTATTCTCGATTTAATGCTGCCCAATGTCGATGGTATGAGTATTTTGCGTACCATGCGTCAACAAGGTATTCAGACTAAGGTACTCATACTCTCGGCTAAGACACTTCCTCAAGATAAAATTGATGGTTTAATGCAAGGCGCGGATGACTACTTAACCAAACCATTCTCGTTTGAAGAATTACATGCGCGTATTTTGGCGATCTTACGCCGCGGGCAATTACTACAACAAGGCAATAGTCATCAAGTTGGAGGGTTTTGTTTAGACCTTGAAACCAAAAGTTTCAGCTACCAAAATCAAGAGCTCGAATTGACTCGTAATGAATTTAAAATCATTGAATGTTTATTTTCAGCCAAAGGTCGAGTAGTGAATGTGGAAATGATCAGCGAAGCCGTTGTTGGGACGTTTGATTACTTATCGAAAAATACCATCGAGTCGCACTTATCGTCGGTGCGAAAAAAAGCCCGAGCATTAGGGGGCGTTTTACCGGTTAAAAATAAACGCGGGTTTGGCTATTTCGTTGAAGAGACGAAGTAA
- a CDS encoding diacylglycerol kinase, whose amino-acid sequence MNEKIVVKRTGIMRIIFTLKHSFNGLKWMLKNEAAFQQELVLFLPLTVLACYLDISAVQSVFLILSLMFVLFAEMVNTAIEAVVDRVGLEYHTLSGVAKNIGSAVVTLSMIMSAMVWGVIVYPLF is encoded by the coding sequence ATGAATGAAAAAATTGTCGTCAAACGTACCGGTATTATGCGTATTATCTTTACCCTAAAGCATAGCTTTAACGGTTTGAAGTGGATGCTAAAAAATGAAGCCGCTTTTCAACAAGAGTTAGTGTTGTTTCTTCCATTAACAGTCTTAGCTTGCTACCTTGATATCAGCGCAGTGCAATCGGTTTTCTTAATTTTATCGTTAATGTTTGTGCTATTTGCTGAAATGGTCAATACCGCCATCGAAGCGGTCGTCGACCGTGTAGGCTTGGAATATCACACTTTATCTGGCGTGGCGAAAAATATTGGTTCTGCAGTGGTGACACTGAGTATGATTATGTCAGCCATGGTGTGGGGTGTGATTGTTTATCCTTTATTTTGA
- a CDS encoding phosphoethanolamine transferase, which yields MLTFISRLCGSDSFYRPSVKVTTLVVWLAFYYGFILNFPIVAKIFSLSQDVPDFWFPYTAPFVLLFAFIVIFSIFALPIILKPFFIILTLTSALALYAEHEFHVLFDTSMIENVIETNVSEILFYFNVRSVLYLLGFGVIPSLLLLWVKIEYRPSIFREVAARVILVLVALVGISVIAITTYKDYASVGRNNKYLNRMIIPAHVYDAYKYLRRNYLTKPLPYQSLGDDAKLMPTENGKPTLVVMVLGETARAMNFTDNGYARDTQPYTKDLGLISFKDVSSCGTYTALSVPCMFSNMNRTQYNKAKANAQDNAVDIIAKAGVETLWVDNDGGDKGVAHHTQLINIDPGSDETLCDGNTCFDQVMIKPAKQFIEKDHKNKLVVLHAIGSHGPTYFQRFPVEMAKFAPWCNRKDIEQCTDQEITNVYDNTLVYTDFFLAQVIEQLKGYSKDYNVALMYVSDHGESLGENGLYLHGTPYAIAPKEQTTVPWLLWLPEQYAQQKHIDAACVKQEAQQPNYSHDNFFHSLIGLYGVETKDKQADLDLFSNCHR from the coding sequence ATGTTGACGTTTATTTCTCGTTTATGCGGTTCAGACAGTTTTTATCGACCAAGTGTCAAAGTGACAACCTTGGTGGTATGGCTGGCTTTTTATTATGGCTTTATTCTTAACTTTCCTATCGTGGCTAAAATATTTTCTTTGAGTCAGGATGTCCCTGATTTTTGGTTTCCTTATACGGCGCCTTTTGTTTTACTTTTTGCCTTTATTGTTATTTTTTCCATTTTTGCGTTGCCAATTATTTTAAAACCTTTCTTTATTATTTTGACATTAACTTCAGCGCTGGCTTTGTATGCCGAGCATGAATTTCACGTGTTATTCGATACCTCAATGATCGAGAATGTAATTGAAACTAATGTCTCGGAAATTTTGTTCTATTTTAATGTTCGTTCGGTGCTGTACTTATTAGGTTTTGGGGTCATTCCAAGTCTGTTGCTGTTATGGGTAAAAATTGAGTATAGGCCATCCATTTTTCGCGAGGTTGCGGCGAGAGTTATCTTGGTGTTGGTTGCCTTGGTTGGGATTTCAGTGATCGCGATTACCACTTATAAAGATTACGCTTCGGTTGGGCGAAATAACAAATATCTCAATCGGATGATTATTCCTGCTCATGTTTATGATGCTTATAAATATCTCAGACGTAATTACTTAACCAAACCTTTGCCATACCAATCGTTAGGGGATGATGCCAAGCTGATGCCCACGGAAAATGGTAAGCCGACGCTAGTGGTGATGGTGCTAGGTGAAACGGCGCGCGCCATGAACTTTACTGATAATGGCTATGCTCGCGATACTCAACCGTATACCAAAGATTTAGGGCTCATTTCATTTAAAGATGTGTCATCGTGTGGCACTTATACGGCATTGTCGGTGCCATGTATGTTCTCGAATATGAATCGAACTCAATACAACAAGGCGAAAGCGAATGCGCAAGATAATGCGGTGGACATTATTGCTAAAGCCGGCGTAGAAACGCTGTGGGTTGATAATGATGGTGGGGATAAAGGCGTCGCGCATCATACTCAATTAATCAATATTGATCCTGGAAGTGATGAGACCTTATGTGATGGAAATACCTGCTTTGACCAAGTGATGATTAAGCCGGCAAAGCAATTTATTGAAAAAGATCATAAGAATAAATTAGTCGTTTTGCACGCCATCGGCAGTCACGGGCCGACATATTTCCAGCGTTTTCCTGTGGAAATGGCAAAATTTGCCCCGTGGTGTAATCGTAAAGATATCGAGCAATGTACCGACCAAGAAATTACCAATGTTTATGATAATACTCTGGTATATACTGACTTCTTTTTGGCGCAAGTCATTGAACAATTGAAGGGCTACTCTAAGGACTATAATGTCGCGCTGATGTATGTGTCGGATCATGGTGAGTCATTAGGAGAGAATGGTTTATATTTGCATGGAACGCCTTATGCTATTGCCCCTAAAGAGCAAACCACAGTGCCTTGGTTATTATGGTTGCCAGAGCAATATGCTCAACAAAAACACATTGATGCTGCTTGCGTAAAACAGGAAGCTCAACAACCTAATTATTCACACGATAACTTTTTTCACAGTTTAATCGGGTTGTATGGAGTTGAAACCAAAGATAAGCAAGCAGATTTGGATTTATTTTCAAACTGTCATAGATAA
- a CDS encoding ferredoxin--NADP reductase, with translation MKDTPLGFVKGTVIKRIDWDDHLFSLRVQAPANAFPTPAFTAGQFSKLAALNEQGEWVRRAYSMVNKPHLTDDQIELEFLVIEIPDGKLTPLLGHIKEGDQILVGTLPAGFMTIDEVPETATDLWMLSTGTGIGPFLSILEEVDQCQRFEHLVLVHAVRTKAELVYKDKIMALMKTYQGRLRYVPIVSREETPGALSGRIPQRIQDGSLEQAAHVKLSHDESFLYLCGNPDMIHDTRDTLQQMGYKKHLRREAGQFSFENYW, from the coding sequence ATGAAAGACACACCACTTGGATTTGTGAAGGGCACAGTGATCAAACGCATTGATTGGGATGACCACTTATTTTCACTACGTGTCCAAGCTCCCGCTAACGCCTTTCCAACTCCTGCTTTCACCGCCGGTCAATTTAGCAAGCTTGCCGCCCTTAACGAGCAGGGTGAATGGGTAAGACGCGCCTATTCTATGGTCAACAAACCTCATCTCACCGACGATCAAATCGAATTGGAATTTTTAGTGATTGAAATTCCCGATGGCAAACTCACGCCATTACTCGGCCATATAAAAGAAGGTGATCAGATATTAGTCGGCACTTTACCAGCTGGCTTTATGACCATTGACGAAGTGCCTGAAACCGCAACCGACTTATGGATGCTTTCAACGGGAACCGGAATCGGCCCATTTTTATCCATATTAGAAGAAGTAGATCAATGTCAACGCTTTGAACATTTAGTCTTAGTGCATGCGGTTCGTACGAAAGCAGAACTCGTGTACAAAGATAAAATCATGGCATTAATGAAAACCTATCAAGGTAGACTGCGCTATGTGCCGATTGTTTCACGTGAAGAAACGCCAGGGGCATTATCTGGTCGAATTCCTCAGCGAATCCAAGATGGTAGTTTAGAACAAGCTGCGCACGTAAAACTCAGTCACGATGAGAGTTTTTTATATCTGTGTGGCAACCCAGATATGATCCATGATACTCGTGATACGTTGCAACAAATGGGCTATAAAAAACACTTACGCCGTGAAGCCGGCCAGTTTAGCTTTGAGAACTACTGGTAA